From the Bacteroidia bacterium genome, the window ACTTTTTAAATAATGACGAAATTAATTACGGTATCGAGGTGCAAGGCTTCAAAACCGATTTCGAATATTTTAACTATGCCAAAAGACAAATTAATCAAACAGAAAATACTACTGAAATCGGAATATTTTTTCGCTATAAAAAAATCATCAATAAACTTATCATTGATCCTTCCGTGCGCTTACAGTATTACGCTTCCATCTCTGAGTTTTCTCCTGAGCCACGACTTGGACTTAAGTACAACCTGAGCGACAACATCAGACTAAAAGCTGCAGGTGGACTGTATGCACAAAACCTGATAGCTGCCAACAGCGATCGCGATGTGGTAAACTTTTTCTATGGTTTCCTTTCAGCTCCTGACGATTTGCCTTCTGAGTTTGATGGAAAATCCATAAAGAAAAAACTACAGCTTGCACGTCATGCAGTTGTTGGAATTGAATATGACATCAACAAATATTTTGATATTAACATTGAAGGCTATATAAAGGATTTTAATCAGCTTACCAATATAAACCGCGACAAGGTTTATGATGACACGGCAAACAACTTCGACAAGCCCGACTCCGTTAAAAAAAGTTTCATCATTGAAAAAGGGTTTACTCAGGGTGTTGACGTTGTGTTGAAATATGAATACAGAAGAATGTATGCATGGCTTGTTTATTCCTTGGGATTCAGTACACGTAATACAGGCAACTACGAATATGCACCCCATTTCGACAGACGACATAATATCAATATTATCGGCTCCTATAAGCTGGGCAAAAAGCTCGACTGGGAAGTTGATGCACGGTGGAATTTCGGGTCAGGATTTCCGGTTACTTTAAATCAGGGCTTTTATCCGTATCTCAATTTTCAGGATGGACTTGCTACTGACTATACTCAAGACAATGGCGAAATGGGTGTTCTCTACGGACCATTAAATGAATCGCGATTACCAACCTATCATCGTCTTGATATTTCAATAAAGAAAATTTTCTATCTTGCACGTCACAGCGAGTTGGAAGTGGTGGCAAGTGTTGTCAATGTTTACAATCGTAAAAATGTGTTTTATGTGGATCGCATAAGACACAATGTGGTAAACCAATTACCAATTATGCCATCTTTAGGAGCATCGCTCACATTTTAATTTTAAAAAGTCATGCTGCGTATTTTGTTGACAGGAAGTAATGGGTTGTTGGGGCAGAAAATTGTTTACGCATCTTTGAAGCGAAACGACATTCAATTGCTTGCCACCTCTAAAGGCGAAAACCGATTACATTCTAAAGCAGGCTATCACTATGCTTCAATGGATATTACCAACGCTGATGAAGTAACCGCCATCATTGAGAATTTTAAGCCGCATTGTATCATCAACACTGCTGCAATGACCAATGTTGACGCCTGCGAAAAAGATCAGGAGAACTGTTGGAAGATGAATGTTGAAGCCGTAAGGACAATGACTGAATTATGCGAGCTTCACAATATTCATTTAATTCACCTGAGTACCGATTTTGTTTTTGATGGTGAAAAAGGGTACTACAGCGAAGAAGATGTTCCCAATCCGTTGAGTCACTATGCACGCAGTAAATATGAGTCAGAAAAAGTTGTGCAGCAGGCAAGAATTGATTCAGCCATTATCCGTACAATCATCATTTATGGAGTCGTAGATGACAAGCAAAGAAGCAATGTGGTCATTTGGACAATAAACTCACTACGTCAGCAAAAAGACATTAATGTTATTAGTGATCAGATGCGTTCGCCAACACTTGCCGAAGACCTTGCCGATGCCTGTGTGCAGGCTGCCTTAAAACGTGCCACAGGGATTTATCATGTGTCAGGAAGTGAAACTATGAGCATCCTCGAAATGGTAAACCGGACTGCAGATTTTTTTCAGTTGGATAAAAAGTATATTCATCCTATCACAACAGATCAGCTAAAACAACCGGCAAAACGTCCTTTGTTAACAGGCTTTAATATTGATAAAGCCAAACGCGAATTAAATTTTCAACCACATACCTTGCTGCAGGGGTTGGAGATTGTAAAAATGCAATTAGAAAAATAAATCAGACTAAAAAGGATAATCATCCGGCATGTCGTTCATTTTAGAACCACGTGTGTAACGATTCTCTGCTTCAACATTCGGATTAGGTATTCTAACCTTAGTGCTTTCATCAGTATATTCATAAGAAGTCATACCTTGTTGCGAATTTTTATTTTTCAGATCTGTAAACTTTGTGTACTCTGGAGTAAAGGTGAGCTTAACAGTGTTTAATGAGCCATTTCTGTTTTTGGCAATAATAATTTCTGCTGTATTTTTTGTTGAATCTCCTTCTTCATCTACATCCATTCCATAATATTCCGGACGGTAAATAAACATTACCATATCGGCATCCTGTTCAATAGCGCCCGATTCACGAAGGTCGCTCAATTGTGGACGCTTAGACGCAGTGCCGCGTTTTTCTACTTCACGACTCAACTGCGACAAACAAATAATCGGAACTTCTAATTCTTTAGCTATTGCTTTTAACGAACGGGAAATAGTACTGATTTCCTGCTCACGGTTACCATTACGATTGTCAGTTCCTGCCACCATCAATTGCATATAATCTATCATGATGAGTTGTACTTTCTTTTCTGCAACAAGTCTTCTGCACTTGGCACGGAGTTCAAAAACCGATAATGCGGGAGTATCATCAATAAAAATAGGCGCATCGGTAAGCGGAACAATTTTACTGTTTAGCTGCTGCCATTGATGATCTGCAAGATGCCCTTTTCTAATGGCCTCTGAAGTAATTTCTGCCTGTGAAGAAATCAATCGGTTTACCAACTGAATGCTTGACATCTCCAAAGAGAAAAATGCAACAGGTTTTTTGAATTGTATGGCAGCATTGGCTGCTAACGATAGGGTAAAGGCTGTTTTTCCCATACCCGGCCTGGCGGCAATAATAATCAAATCAGATTTTTGCCATCCTGCAGTTATACGATCTAATTCTGTGAAACCACTTTCTACTCCTGTAATACCTTGTGTCTGTTTTGATGCAATTTCTATTTCCTTAATGGCTTTGGAAATAAGAGCATTCATGCTTTCGTAGTTTCTTCTTATGTTTCCTTCTGCAATTGCAAACAAATTTTTCTCTGCATCGTCAAGCATTTTTAAAACATCAGATGTGTCTTCGTATGCACTTTTTATGGTTTCACTCGAAATACGTATCAATTCACGCTGAATAAATTTTTGAAGTATAATCCGTGCATGAAATTCAATGTTGGCAGCAGAAGCAA encodes:
- the dnaB gene encoding replicative DNA helicase, whose amino-acid sequence is MEENVEAGRSAKKKVTPKSLTNQQIALGLGKIPPQAVDMEEAVLGALMLEKNALTTVIDILHPDSFYKEAHQKIFKVIRDLFNKAEPIDILTVTHALKKAGDLELVGGAFYITQLTNRIASAANIEFHARIILQKFIQRELIRISSETIKSAYEDTSDVLKMLDDAEKNLFAIAEGNIRRNYESMNALISKAIKEIEIASKQTQGITGVESGFTELDRITAGWQKSDLIIIAARPGMGKTAFTLSLAANAAIQFKKPVAFFSLEMSSIQLVNRLISSQAEITSEAIRKGHLADHQWQQLNSKIVPLTDAPIFIDDTPALSVFELRAKCRRLVAEKKVQLIMIDYMQLMVAGTDNRNGNREQEISTISRSLKAIAKELEVPIICLSQLSREVEKRGTASKRPQLSDLRESGAIEQDADMVMFIYRPEYYGMDVDEEGDSTKNTAEIIIAKNRNGSLNTVKLTFTPEYTKFTDLKNKNSQQGMTSYEYTDESTKVRIPNPNVEAENRYTRGSKMNDMPDDYPF
- a CDS encoding SDR family oxidoreductase; amino-acid sequence: MLRILLTGSNGLLGQKIVYASLKRNDIQLLATSKGENRLHSKAGYHYASMDITNADEVTAIIENFKPHCIINTAAMTNVDACEKDQENCWKMNVEAVRTMTELCELHNIHLIHLSTDFVFDGEKGYYSEEDVPNPLSHYARSKYESEKVVQQARIDSAIIRTIIIYGVVDDKQRSNVVIWTINSLRQQKDINVISDQMRSPTLAEDLADACVQAALKRATGIYHVSGSETMSILEMVNRTADFFQLDKKYIHPITTDQLKQPAKRPLLTGFNIDKAKRELNFQPHTLLQGLEIVKMQLEK